A region of the Drosophila subobscura isolate 14011-0131.10 chromosome J, UCBerk_Dsub_1.0, whole genome shotgun sequence genome:
CACTCACCTGAGCAAGAGTAATCGGCAGCTGGTACTGCTGAAAATGCCAGGGCATCGTCACAAAGCCATAGATGTCGGATCTTCCAGCTCCAGATCTGTGCGTGTTCATCGATGTACTTCCGACAGTCAGAAATGGATGATATCTCGGCATATTCGAATATAATTCGCTGGCTTCattcgattttgtttgtttccaaaatatgtaaattctTTTCTATTTACTCATTTGAATTTTGTGCTGTCAAGTAGGAGTTTTGGGATATATTTTGCCATATCTTGGCATCAAGTATACGTTTGTTGTGCTTACCGGAGTGTAGAATTTTAGTTGAGTTCCAAAAGCAGTTCCAACATTATCGGAAAGGTTTGTAATTCCAACAAAAGAGTGAAATTATATAAAGTGAATTATTGATTGAGTTGTTGGAATTTTTTCAGACATTACGGCGTGCCCTGGATTGGATTTAAACTTCATCAGAGATCAACAGCTATTCATCCGTGATGTTTGAAGAGTTATTGTAAGTCAACCAACAACCTTTTTGAAGTGTTCAAGCTGATCCTCATTGCCCTTGGTGTTGGTGTCAGTATCCATGGGGTAAGTCTTTCCTAATGATTGGTGGAGCTTCAATTAATTAGAAGGCTCACATGGCAAAGAAATATCCAACTCGAGCAGTTAAATGTAAAATAGTATAAAGTAAATTGTTTGCATGACTGAAAATTGTGCAGACAGCGGCCCTCAGTCCTTCGAGGCACCAGCCAGTGCTGTTCGAATTTGACTTTGGTTTTATTGGTCTGTACTTCACACGATTAGGCTTTACCTTCTTCTTGTCGAATGCAAATATTCGCCAACTTTAAAGTTGCGCAAGAGTGCCTGACCAGCAATTCCAATCCCAAACCCCATCCGAAATCAAGTGAGAGACCAACTGGGGGTGACCAgtgcagaggcagtggcagtgcaacGCCTCTCTGCTCAGATTTCAAGTTCAAACGAGTCGCCAAGAGAGTTTTGCCTGACTTCGACCTTCCGACAATTACTGGAAACAATGTGGCAGTGTCCAATTACGGCTGGTGGTGCGGGTTTTTGGCGATTGAAATTCGAATTTGAGATACGATTCGCAAAGTTCCAAATCGGAGGAGCGTGCCACACAAGTGTGAAGCGACGACAGCAATTTGTTGAATGCATCATCCATCAACGATCAGCGATCATCGATCGAGACGATCGATCGCCAATGAATGCGTTCCGATGCGTCGAGTTGTGAtgcgatgccgatgccgatgtcGATGCCTTTAATTGTAGAACTGGGGCAAGCATCTGAGACTCATCCCTAAACAGGGTGTTTACCTGTAGTGGCGTCGTCGCAGTTGACTTTGACACTGATCGCGATTTGCGATCGCTCCCCCaagtccatttccatttccatttcaaagcGTAGCGTAAATCGGTATAAATATGCGCGGCACAACGCACCAATTGTTCAGACAGCGAGACGCGTTCAGCTTTGGAGGTGGTCTGCGATCGTCAAACGGTTCGCAATTGGTTTATTATTCGGGTATCCCAGGATCACAGCAAACACCTTTACCTTCACCATGATGAGTCGggcactgctgttgctcctgctgctggctggctggagctATGTGGAGGCAGCCACCCACGTGAATATTTCCATTGCCCAGCAACCGGCCACGAATCCAGCGGATGTTAACTACGTGGATGGACGTGCGCCAGCGGAGCTGAAAGCTGGTCCCGCGATGATGAACGAGGAGGAGCGCTTTGAGCGGATTCAAGAGAGgtcccagcagcagtcacagtcacagatgggccaacagcagcagcagcaagtgggaCAACAGgtgggacagcagcagcagcaatctgcTCAGCTAACGCCTcgccagggacagggacagggacgcATGCAACGTCGTCGCAATCACAGTCGCCGCTTGCACCAGCAactgcagccgcagctccaGGCACCGCACAATGGACAATTCCGTCAGCGGAATCAACAGCTGCGCCAGAACCAGGAGTTCGAGCGGTACATCCAGTCCTACCACAGTCACGGACCCACCGTCGAGACTGTGAGTATTCCCCCATGAATGGAATTaagtgaataaataaatattcttggCTACCTTTTTGCAGGTCTATGAATCATCGAATCCTGCGCCACAGCGCTACACACAGACCAGCTCTGGTGTGAGTTCCTCCGCGGATGACAGTGCGCCACAGAAGGTGGTGGCCATTGGTGGATCCCGgtcgcagcagctgcgcaTGTTCGAGCGGCAAGTGGCTGCTCCGGTGTCGTCCTCGCAGGTACAAAGCGCCAATGTGGAGGTCGCCCCGGACACCAAGCCCATATATGAGCCCTCCCAGGCGCCAGTGGCAGCCGCCGTGCACGCCTCCACACccgtcggcagcagcagcagcagcagctcctcttCCTCCGTATCCTCCGGTGCTCCCGTGCCTGCTGGTGGTTCCCATCCATCAGATGCCGCCTCCAGCTACGATGCCACATCCAGCTACAACCCAGCCACCAGCTACAACAGACCCAGCTACGATCCAAATCTCTACAACTACGACGAGGGCCAGGAGGTGGACTACCAGGGACAGTACCCGCCAGAGGTGGACGATGGCCAGGGATACGATTCGCAGGGCTACGATGACTACGGCGATCAGGCTTCGTCCTATCCAGGCGGATCGGGCTATctgccgcctgctcctccgcGCAGCTATGCTCAGCCCCAGCGTCCGATGGTCACCAAAACGATTCAGATTGCGCAGCCGGCGCTCAAGGCGAAGAAGTACGAGGTGCGGCATCCGGCCATCCAGAAGGAGTTCTACGACATCGAGGAGCGTGTGCTGATCAAGCCGGCGGGCACGCTTGTCGTGGAGCTGGATCACCCCGTGGCCAAGATTCCCAAGGGGGAAActctgctgccactgggaCACCCGCACCCTGCGGTGGCTGCCGCCTACAGCAACAACGGACAGAGCTACAACACCCAGAGCtacagcggcaacagcaatggaAACGAATATCGACCCTCCTACGACTCCTACGACTCCCCAGCCCAGTCCAAGGATCAGCAGACGACCACCGTTGGCTCCAGTGTGACGACCATGCCCTCGTACGATCAGGCGCCGAAGGATGAGTACGTGGAGGCACGgctacagcagcagaagccacagcagcagcagcagcagcagccatcgggCGATGTTGTGGACAGTCGCCAGACCACTTCCACCTCGGTTTCGGCCgtcgatggcaatggcaatcccATCAAAATCAACACGAAGCACCTCACACCAAACATGATCACACGCGCGGAGCCAGAGCAGGAGTATTCCAGGAACATTCCGTCCAACGAGGTGCCCAACTATGAGCGTCCGCCCCAGCGCAGCTACCAGCAGAGGACCAGCTACAACCGACAGCcctacaacaacaatgaaGACTACTTCGCAGGGGAGTTCCTGCCGAACGTCAATTCAGCCAATGTGGAAGCCAAGCCAGCGAGATTGGAGCTGGCACCGgtcgagcaggagcagccgcgCACGCAGATCATCAAGCACGAGCACAAGATCCATCTGCCGCCTTCCCAGCACAACATTTACTTGGGTCGCAGCAGCCAGACGCCGCCCAAGGAGCAGAGAATCACCGAAGTGCCCGCCCATGTGGCCGAGCTTAAGCCCTATCTGCGCAGCCACGTGGGTCCCACGGTGGTCTATGCCAAGGCTTCGGTGAGGCCTGCCGCTCAGCGGGGATACTATACCCAGTCGTCACGTCAACGCAATCCCCTGGCCGAGGATCTGGAGTACAGTGCTCCCTACTCCCAAATGAGAATCAGTCCCGAAAATCAGTCGGCCAGGCTGATGGAGGCTCCCGCCAAAGAGGTAGAGGCGCCCAAGGAGAAGGCGTCCCAGGATACACACATTCAAATCCAAATTGCAAATCGGAATGAGGGCAAACAGCCCATGGTGGTGGCATCCACGATCACTCCGGATTGCGAcaagggacagcagcagcaccagcaccagcagcagccatcggcACGTctacagcagcgacagcaataCTCGCAACGTCTGGTGGaggctccagcagctgccgccgatGTGTCAGCCACAAAGGCTACACCCACGCCCGTCCAGGCACAGCCTCAGGATGTGGATGTCTCCCTTAATGGCGGCGCGGGACACCTGAAGCCAAACGAGCGCGTTATCGCCGCCACAGCGGCTCCGACCGATGCGGCAGCCACCAGCGAAACTCTGCACAAGCGTCGCATTGTGGTCAACCATCCGTTCCAGACGGTGCGCGAAGTAGTGGAGCACGAGCCGATCACCAACTACCATCAGATCCAAGTGAACGAGCACGCCCATCCAGCGCTGTACCATCAGGCGGCCTACTACCAGCCACCGGTGCAAACGCACGGCAATCTGGTGCACTTTCATTCGAGCTCAACGCATGGCAACCTCTACGCTCCGTACGGCTAGGAGGATCGTAACTCCCAATTCTCAAGgtggaaacgaaacgaatcgaactGTGGCCTTGTATCTTtgttaatgcattttcattgttatttgttttttaggAATTAAGTTAAGAAATATCCTTGAAATCGGTGGAAGGGCCCTTTCCCTGTTTGATCTTCATCTGATTTGAATTAATTTGGTTTAAAAACCTAGGATTAAGTGCAGAATTACTTGCCATtaataaaacacacacgaaatgcGACGAGTAAAAAATAATCGAAAGCTCTTTATTTGGGAAAACggggggggaaaaaaaaaaaaattgtatccttgatgtccttgatcCTTGACAAGGACCTCATTGAATCGAGGACCTTTTTCCAATCACAGGAAGCCCTCACACGACCAGATCGGCCCACAAATAGCTGATAAAACCGTTAAATATGGTTTCCAGGTGGAGGTCCTTATCCAAGGACAAAGGATACTTTTTTTATTTCCCAAAAATAACGGAGATAATGAGAAAAATATGTCTGGAGCCAATGTCCTTGATCCTTGATCCTCGTAAAGGACTCTGTCGCATCAAGGATGTTTTTCCGATCACAGGAAGTCGTCGCACGACCCGATTGTCCtgcaaataaaggagaaaataacaaaacaaaacaggaTCCTTGTTGTCCAAAAAGtagcacagtggcgcccccaGCCAGAGCGGTAAATTCTCGAACTAAACGATTTTAGTTCCAGACATGGCCGCCGTGATCGtgggggcgccactgtgcaaacgacgtggttgttgtacaacaatttttgttgtacaacaaatttttacttgttgtacaacaaaagatgtttttgttatttttgtacaacaaatttttacttgttgtacaacaaaagttgtttttgttatttttgtacaacaacaatttttgttgtacaacaaccacgtcgtttgcacagtggcgccccctCGATCACGGCGGCCAAGgctggaactaaaatatcgtagttcgagaatttaCCGCCTCGGCtgggggcgccactgtgctaCTTGGTTTTTGCACACTGGCGCTCCAGCTACCAACGGTCACTGCTGGAACTAATTATTATTAGTTCTAGAAAATGCCGCTGCTTGTGGGGGCGCCACAGTGCTGACCGTTATATTTAAATCGATTTTCAAGTAAATCGCTATAACTCGGCCATTTCTCACCCGATGAGGACAGGATACATGTCCTCGAAATCGGCAGGATGTTCCGCATCACTTTAACCTcccaaggacatcaaggactATAAGGATATCTAcgtttttgctttatttattattctaATTTAGTTATGGTCATGCCAAAAGTATGTCTAAACAGTGGAAAATGGTATATGCGATGTAATTAGTCGAGTGGTCGATACTTTGAGTTCCTCCCCTTGCCGTAAGGTGGTGCTCCATTAGTTTCCAAGTAAAAATACCCCGAGACGCtgtaatgaaataaataaataataatacaaagtaaagaaattttgaatttaaatttccgTTAACTGTCTCACCTGCGGCTAACCTGCTCTCCCATGAAAACCACTTCAGAGTCATCCAATTTCTCAGATTTCGTTCCATTATGACTTGACCTGGAGCTCTCCCTCAGGCAGCTGTCGACATGGCGACTCTTGATGGCCTTCAAGCTGCAGGGGATAGCTGGAAAGTTCTGCGGCATTCCAATTGACTCCGCATAGAACATGACAGCcctgttgtggctgcagctaTCTGGGAGGCAGGCGAAAGGTGAATTGGTAAGAGATGAAGGTTGGAAGTCGCTTACAAGCCTCGCGGAGGAGCTTACTGGCAGCAATTAGGTCCACATCCTCGCAGCCTGGCTGCGGGGCGAATCCAAAGTTGGGATAAAAGTCAACAGTTCCGCGGGGTCTTAGGTCGCCGAAGAGCGGGTAATCCGTGTGAATAACATCCACAAATTGCGCTGCATTCGAGCGAAGACTGTCCTCGGAGCGCTGTGTAAAAAGTGGCAGCGCAGGATCAAGACCCGTAACCCTGCCCAGAGTGCCATTAAAGTAGTGGCCAATGCGGCCAGCTATATGGGCGCCCAGGCTGTGTCCCACCACATGGACTGCTGCAGTGGTTATGCTGTGTCGCAGGAGAAACctctgcagctccttggccagcaCCAGGGACACCTTGCCCACGGCAAAGCGCGAGCTGGGATAATCCAGACTGGCGGCAGGCGACCAGTCAGCCACCAGCACATTCTCATATCCCTGGGAGCTGTACGCTTGGAGGTTCGAGCAGCGTTAGCATAGGAACTAAAGGATTGAACTACCCGCCAGGCCTCACCATTCCTCAGGGGCATTATGGAGCCGTGCGACCGTGAGGCCAAGTAGCCGTGGACAATCAGCTTGACCGAATCCACCGTTGCCACCTGATCCACGCTCTGCAGTGGCAGCTCCGTCTCGGGCTGCAGGTAGTAGATGTTGCTCTGACTCACCAAAGAATCCAGCAGCGCGGCATGAAGGCCCCACAGCTGGCAGAGTAGTGGCACCAGGCAAAAGCAAGTCTTGACCATGTTTAAATTACTCCACGGAGAACACACGACTGActagcagcagccacagagctgCCTGCTCTTTATACAGAGTCTAAGATTGCATGCTGAAGGCATCGCATGTTGAACAAACGAGCGATTAGTCTGAACATCTCCGACTGCGAATGACGTACTCTAGGGAATCTCTCGATGTAATGGATACACATAACATTAATGTATTATCTAGGTATTAAGtaattttccataaatattacaCATACGAGTGGGTACACGCACAAGTTTGGGTATCGGGTATAAAGCTAGGCTGGGGGttaaaatgcatacaaaagcGAACACTCGTCGCAGCTGGTTCTCCTGGGGGATCCCTGATTTACACGAAAATGGCAGTTCCAATgcagcacacagagaggaACAGAGAGTGTCATGGGCTAGCGGCGGGCCTCCTCCTCTCCGATGGGGCGTATCATCATGCGGACCCTTCGCAGCGAGTAGTCCTTGCCCTGGAAGGTGTCCCAGAAGATGCCCGACTCGCCAGCCTTGGCATAGTTCTGCTGGTGGTACTGTCCCATGATGTTGCTGGTGCCGCAGTTGTTGAACCAGCCGGCTCCCTTGTACCTCTGCGCGCAGCTGCAGTCCaagcagttgtcgttgtcgctgtcgatTGTGCTGAACTTGGCACCGGCGTGGTAGGAGAGGGAGTCTCCTGCCGAAGGACTCAGCTCCGACTGGAACCGACCCAGCAGACTCAACGGGTACAGTTCCCGCTCGCTACCGATGGCAAAGGTGGAGTAGCCTGCGTAGGCCACATGGCCGTCAAAGTCCTCGAACACGATGCGCAGCTCGTGGATGGCCGCAGAGGTCAGCGCGTGCAGCTTGTTCAGGCCAATGAAGAAGTCGCCGGCCAGATTGCCGAAGCCATCCTTGTAGTCCAGCCAGCCACGCTCAAAGTTGATCTCATCGGAGCTGCGGTTGAGTATCACAGTCCAATCCCCATCACAGGCCACATAGAAGGACTCGGACTCGGGGGTGAGCTGCAGCTTCAGAATGCCCTGCACCGACAGATAATACTGCAGGCAGCTGGTGGCCGGACTTGCTCGGGGATAGGCGGGAAAGGCAGCGGCTCCTGGTTGTCCGATGAGATTGGGCGGCACCCTGCGATGTGACAGGCGACGCTGGCGACTAAAAGGAAATTGCTTTGATTATATCCATAGAAGCtacacattatttagttgctCACTTGATTGCTTGAGTCAGCTTGAAGACATCCTCCTGCACGGTCCGCACACTCAGCGCCGTGGAGGTGAGCAGCGTGGCCAAGGCATCCAAGCGATCCGTAAGACTAATATCAATATTGCCAGCACTCGAGTTTGGCAATGGAGCATACTGCTGGGGAGCAGAGCGAACGGAGCGGGAGATATCTGTTTGTAAAGAGAAATTTTAGCTTGGGGTTTCCTTATCGAGTTCACAGAGTTAGCACAACATCAAAGACAACATTCGCCACACAACATGCAGGATTACCCTTCATCTTTCGACGATTGCTTAGCTTTTGCTTCAACTCCCTAACTCTTCGGGGACCCAAGGTCAAGTCTGTTTCACCTTTTAGTTCATCCAGCGTGCTGCGCGAGAGCCTTTGGATGTGCTCGAAGCTGTCCAACCGCTGCTGGAAGTTCAATTGCTGCGCCTTCAGGGACTCCATGCGAGCGGCATTGCTGTCCACCAGTTGATCCAGTCTGCGGCATAAAGAAAACAATGATTAAAGATTAGAGTTTTCCAGCTGTGGCATAACAATCGTACTCGCACAATCATTGTTGACCCCATTTGGTGACCCTGTCTAATGGTCGCAGCAGCCGTTCTGATAAGTGGGAGAGACTTATTGCATTCCTTCTTTGTGCGCAGCattctctttctttcattttttaaaaACGATTTCGCTCGTTTATCGCAAAGAAATTGAAGCACATAAGAACTTGGCATTTGCTGCTCTCCATCAGAAGTCGATCGTAAATAAGCGCCACAATTATAGACACAAAAGTCTTAAATATATTAACCAAACAGGCgtcggcggctgcggctgcggcacaGCGAGTGCTGTTCAAACATGACCGAATTATAAACACTCTGATACTTGGAAGCAGTGTGCGaattttggcaacaaaaaatacacaattaCTATACTTAATGGCCAGCAATTGCCGGGCAGCAGATGTTTTTTGGGGTATTGCTTCATTCATGGATAATTGCCCTGTTGCCGTGCTATTTGAGCATCATTAAAGATTTGCTTGTTGAAGTCATTGTTCTGCCAAATAAATCGCATTTGGGATTCGTTGGATTATTGACAGAGAAACAATAGCTGAAGATGATAGTCTGGCGTTTCCAATAACATCTTCTATTgggtttcttgttgttttgttttaccGGTTTTTTTCCCAAAGATATTTCATTACGTGCCCATCGATACGCAAACCTGTTTGGgccagagtgggagagtgggggCCAAAAGTCTACTCACTTCTTATCGATGACTTCCAGGCGATGGCGCTGGTCCTCGTCCAAGGTCGCCAAGATGCCAACTCGGTCGTGCAAATTCGTCATTAGCTCCTTGTACTCGCAGCGGGGCGGAGTCGTTGGGGCACTCACGGGGCTGGCCTAAGGGCAGAAGAAGGACAGAGGAGGAAGAGAACAGACCAGTCAGCGTCAgtcacacaaacaaaaccaagaaaaCCCCCGCgacacaagcaaacacacgAGGCCAGCTCAATGAACTTGCGCCGAGACCAAAAACGAGACTTGCTGCCCAAAGGCACCAGCATCGTCACGGACACCGTCACCTCACCCGAGACTAATTTTAAAGCTACACAAAAAGTTCCACAAAATTGTAACGCACTCGGAAGTTGGTGCGCAAGCGCGACCTCACATGGGCTGGCGATAGAGTAGGCGGCGCTTGGGTCATCGGTGGCTCCACCAGAGAGGAGCCCTCGCAGACACAGATCGCTGCCAAGATGCAGGCGATGCCGATGGCCATCGCTTTTAATTGGGCCGGACACATCATAATATCACTTTGATCGCATATACGTGTTGATTGAATCCGTctgtcaatcaatcaatcgaacACTGAATTCGGCACCTAGCCTTGGGTGCATGCAAAGCCGAATTGATAGAACCGAatagcacagcacagcacacacacgagcGACGACGTCTGAACGGGGCAAGATTCGCGAGACAATTAAACGAACGGCAAAAGACTGCCTGCCGAAGCGAGCTTTTGTTCGCAGTGAAGCTTTCGCGAGATGAAGAGAAGATGCGAGAGAAGATCTTGGACGcggctctcttctctctgcgcTTGTGGGATTGTCTTGCTTTGTTTACATGTCCGTCGGCGAAAAACCCCCTCGcgcttttggtttctttgggCTGTCAATCAGCTTAACACGAGTGAGGCATGGCATGCAAAATAGTTCTGTTATTTGAAGGGTGAGCGAGGTGAGCGATGATCATCAGCtgataataattaattgagtATTCAAAGAAGAGCGGAGCGTGCTGCCTTCAACACTTTGTTGCGAGCTTTAGTCTCTGGCTTTGCAATTAGGAATTCCATTACCTCATCAACAGCGTAGTATAATGTTTACCATAGTAATTACTCACAATGTTCTGTTCATTGACACTAACCTGAAATAAAACCTGCCCCAACCTGCAAGTCGTAGCCGCtccatatgcaaatgtttgcccatgGCCAACTATGGAAAGGGTTTTGCTATGACTAACCCGATGTGAGGGAATGCTTGACACTTGTCGTCCAAGTTTTGTGAGGTAGCTTCTGTAGTGGCGGTCTCTGTGTTTCCCCCTTTGATGGACGTCTATTTATAGCCTTATTTATATGGATTCTGGCCTCAGCCGTCATCGTTTGTAGAGAAAAACCTCACGAGCTGCATGAATATGGATACGTGAATGAATGCGCTTTTCATTTGGCTTTTACGGCTTGTTCACGATGTGAAGAATTacctttttgtgctgctgcgctgcctctGTGTTCCGCATTGTGTCACTCACTTTTTTAGTTATTGCTAAATTATAATGCAATGACGAACCGAATGGCTATGGGTTTCTGAAGGTTGGTCAATGCTTCAGGAACCTATCGCCTGGCCGGCTGTTGCGGAATCGTGCAGAGATGATTGCCTGCAGATACGATGCACAGAGACGGAACGGAGCCCAGAGCTCATCTCTTTCCAGTTACAGCCACAAGACGAATGACGCAATCGGGAGGCAGTCGGCCCATAGACGGAAAAAAAAGTCTCGTGTATATTGTTTGACATTTGTTtgccccaaaacaaaatgtaaagaaataaaaaagagtTGTGTCATTTACATAATTAATGCTTTTGGGTCTGCTTTTGGGCCTGggatgttgttgctgatgatgcctctttctcctgctgctcctcctcccccacTTACCGAACCGTCATTCACTTTAAGCATTTCAATTGGCGGGGGATGAGGTTAATTTCAGAGCAAGccaacattttcattcatcAGAAATTATTAGCTTAGATTGATATTTATGGGTGAAGGACCCAGCCATTCATCATGTAATTTGTGGCCTTCGTTGGATGCCCAAAGTGGGACACCATCCATAATAATAGTGTTGCTCTCAGCATGGATTACTTTTCGCTGgcgttttgccatttttatttgtatttaatattaaattattgtacAGGTTGAACTTATTCAAATTGTATTTAGTTGCCATTCTCCATTCTGCATGGTAAATCATAAACATTCAATATTCAGTATTCCGTATCCGATCCTCTgttattacgagtatttagCCCATCGTTTCGCTACTTAGAAATCaactacaaatatttacaaaatttatCCACACATTCTGCTCAAGGGAGAGGGATGCGGTTGGGTTGGGGGGGTGTGGGTTTCGGGCTTGGGCAACCCCCGATTTGAACCCTATaactatacaaa
Encoded here:
- the LOC117893034 gene encoding fibrinogen C domain-containing protein 1 isoform X1; translated protein: MMCPAQLKAMAIGIACILAAICVCEGSSLVEPPMTQAPPTLSPAHVRSRLRTNFRASPVSAPTTPPRCEYKELMTNLHDRVGILATLDEDQRHRLEVIDKKLDQLVDSNAARMESLKAQQLNFQQRLDSFEHIQRLSRSTLDELKGETDLTLGPRRVRELKQKLSNRRKMKDISRSVRSAPQQYAPLPNSSAGNIDISLTDRLDALATLLTSTALSVRTVQEDVFKLTQAINRQRRLSHRRVPPNLIGQPGAAAFPAYPRASPATSCLQYYLSVQGILKLQLTPESESFYVACDGDWTVILNRSSDEINFERGWLDYKDGFGNLAGDFFIGLNKLHALTSAAIHELRIVFEDFDGHVAYAGYSTFAIGSERELYPLSLLGRFQSELSPSAGDSLSYHAGAKFSTIDSDNDNCLDCSCAQRYKGAGWFNNCGTSNIMGQYHQQNYAKAGESGIFWDTFQGKDYSLRRVRMMIRPIGEEEARR
- the LOC117893042 gene encoding lipase member H isoform X2; translated protein: MVKTCFCLVPLLCQLWGLHAALLDSLVSQSNIYYLQPETELPLQSVDQVATVDSVKLIVHGYLASRSHGSIMPLRNAYSSQGYENVLVADWSPAASLDYPSSRFAVGKVSLVLAKELQRFLLRHSITTAAVHVVGHSLGAHIAGRIGHYFNGTLGRVTGLDPALPLFTQRSEDSLRSNAAQFVDVIHTDYPLFGDLRPRGTVDFYPNFGFAPQPGCEDVDLIAANSCSHNRAVMFYAESIGMPQNFPAIPCSLKAIKSRHVDSCLRESSRSSHNGTKSEKLDDSEVVFMGEQVSRSVSGYFYLETNGAPPYGKGRNSKYRPLD
- the LOC117893031 gene encoding probable serine/threonine-protein kinase yakA is translated as MMSRALLLLLLLAGWSYVEAATHVNISIAQQPATNPADVNYVDGRAPAELKAGPAMMNEEERFERIQERSQQQSQSQMGQQQQQQVGQQVGQQQQQSAQLTPRQGQGQGRMQRRRNHSRRLHQQLQPQLQAPHNGQFRQRNQQLRQNQEFERYIQSYHSHGPTVETVYESSNPAPQRYTQTSSGVSSSADDSAPQKVVAIGGSRSQQLRMFERQVAAPVSSSQVQSANVEVAPDTKPIYEPSQAPVAAAVHASTPVGSSSSSSSSSSVSSGAPVPAGGSHPSDAASSYDATSSYNPATSYNRPSYDPNLYNYDEGQEVDYQGQYPPEVDDGQGYDSQGYDDYGDQASSYPGGSGYLPPAPPRSYAQPQRPMVTKTIQIAQPALKAKKYEVRHPAIQKEFYDIEERVLIKPAGTLVVELDHPVAKIPKGETLLPLGHPHPAVAAAYSNNGQSYNTQSYSGNSNGNEYRPSYDSYDSPAQSKDQQTTTVGSSVTTMPSYDQAPKDEYVEARLQQQKPQQQQQQQPSGDVVDSRQTTSTSVSAVDGNGNPIKINTKHLTPNMITRAEPEQEYSRNIPSNEVPNYERPPQRSYQQRTSYNRQPYNNNEDYFAGEFLPNVNSANVEAKPARLELAPVEQEQPRTQIIKHEHKIHLPPSQHNIYLGRSSQTPPKEQRITEVPAHVAELKPYLRSHVGPTVVYAKASVRPAAQRGYYTQSSRQRNPLAEDLEYSAPYSQMRISPENQSARLMEAPAKEVEAPKEKASQDTHIQIQIANRNEGKQPMVVASTITPDCDKGQQQHQHQQQPSARLQQRQQYSQRLVEAPAAAADVSATKATPTPVQAQPQDVDVSLNGGAGHLKPNERVIAATAAPTDAAATSETLHKRRIVVNHPFQTVREVVEHEPITNYHQIQVNEHAHPALYHQAAYYQPPVQTHGNLVHFHSSSTHGNLYAPYG
- the LOC117893042 gene encoding lipase member H-A isoform X1, whose amino-acid sequence is MVKTCFCLVPLLCQLWGLHAALLDSLVSQSNIYYLQPETELPLQSVDQVATVDSVKLIVHGYLASRSHGSIMPLRNAYSSQGYENVLVADWSPAASLDYPSSRFAVGKVSLVLAKELQRFLLRHSITTAAVHVVGHSLGAHIAGRIGHYFNGTLGRVTGLDPALPLFTQRSEDSLRSNAAQFVDVIHTDYPLFGDLRPRGTVDFYPNFGFAPQPGCEDVDLIAASKLLREAYSCSHNRAVMFYAESIGMPQNFPAIPCSLKAIKSRHVDSCLRESSRSSHNGTKSEKLDDSEVVFMGEQVSRSVSGYFYLETNGAPPYGKGRNSKYRPLD
- the LOC117893034 gene encoding fibrinogen C domain-containing protein 1 isoform X2, coding for MMCPAQLKAMAIGIACILAAICVCEGSSLVEPPMTQAPPTLSPAHVRSRLRTNFRASPVSAPTTPPRCEYKELMTNLHDRVGILATLDEDQRHRLEVIDKKLDQLVDSNAARMESLKAQQLNFQQRLDSFEHIQRLSRSTLDELKDISRSVRSAPQQYAPLPNSSAGNIDISLTDRLDALATLLTSTALSVRTVQEDVFKLTQAINRQRRLSHRRVPPNLIGQPGAAAFPAYPRASPATSCLQYYLSVQGILKLQLTPESESFYVACDGDWTVILNRSSDEINFERGWLDYKDGFGNLAGDFFIGLNKLHALTSAAIHELRIVFEDFDGHVAYAGYSTFAIGSERELYPLSLLGRFQSELSPSAGDSLSYHAGAKFSTIDSDNDNCLDCSCAQRYKGAGWFNNCGTSNIMGQYHQQNYAKAGESGIFWDTFQGKDYSLRRVRMMIRPIGEEEARR
- the LOC117893034 gene encoding fibrinogen C domain-containing protein 1 isoform X3, which gives rise to MMCPAQLKAMAIGIACILAAICVCEGSSLASPVSAPTTPPRCEYKELMTNLHDRVGILATLDEDQRHRLEVIDKKLDQLVDSNAARMESLKAQQLNFQQRLDSFEHIQRLSRSTLDELKGETDLTLGPRRVRELKQKLSNRRKMKDISRSVRSAPQQYAPLPNSSAGNIDISLTDRLDALATLLTSTALSVRTVQEDVFKLTQAINRQRRLSHRRVPPNLIGQPGAAAFPAYPRASPATSCLQYYLSVQGILKLQLTPESESFYVACDGDWTVILNRSSDEINFERGWLDYKDGFGNLAGDFFIGLNKLHALTSAAIHELRIVFEDFDGHVAYAGYSTFAIGSERELYPLSLLGRFQSELSPSAGDSLSYHAGAKFSTIDSDNDNCLDCSCAQRYKGAGWFNNCGTSNIMGQYHQQNYAKAGESGIFWDTFQGKDYSLRRVRMMIRPIGEEEARR